The genomic region ggagttcgagaccagcctggtcaacatggtgaaaccctgtccctactaaaaatacaaacattagccgtgcgtggtggcgggcgcctgtaatcccagctactggggaggctgaagcaggagaatcgcttgaacctgggaggcggcggttgcagtgagcaaagaacgtgccactgcactccagtctgagtgacagagcgagactctgtctcaaaaaaacacaacaacaaaaccaccaaTGTGGAAGAGTTTCAAGTGCTCTTCATGTGCCAGGTAGAAAGCGTAAATATTACATTGCGTTGCGttatttattccataaatatctgttgagGACCCATTGTGGTGTGGCATCATGTTCCGTTCTTGGCTGTGGATATTTAAGTAAACGCATGGGTCCCTCCAGGTCCCCAGAGCGCAGCCTGAAGGGCCTCGGAGCCGCGGCGGAACCAACCCCTGCGGAACCTTTCTTCCCGCTCCAGATGCCCCGGCAGCCCCGGCAGGAGATGCGTCAGGGACCACGCTGCGCCGCGCCGCCGCAGTTGGGCCTCGGTCGCCACAGTAACGCGCGCGGGCAGGTGTCCGACCATGAGCGTTCGGGTCGCGCGGACCGCATGGGCCCGGGGCTTGGGCGCCAGCGGCCGCCGCGGCGTCTCGAGCTTCCCGGTGCCTCCGCCGGGTGCCCAGGATGTAGCGGAGCTGCTGCGAGATGCGACCGGGGCGGAGGAGGAGGCGCCCTCGGCGGCGACGGAGCGGCGAATGCCGGGCCAGTGCTCCGTGCTGCTCTTCCCTGGCCAGGGCAGCCAGGTGGTGGGCATGGGCCGCGGTCTGCTCGGCTACCCGCGCGTCCGCGAACTCTACGCCGCCGCCCGCCGAGTACTGGGCTACGACCTGCTGGAGCTGAGCCTGCACGGGCCGCAGGAGACCCTGGACCGCACCGTGCACTGCCAGCCCGCGATCTTCGTGGCATCGCTGGCCGCTGTGGAAAAACTGCATCACCTGCAGCCCTCGGTGAGGCCCGAGGCCCCGTGGCAGGAGGGGGAAGGTGAGCTCTGCCTGAGCTCTCATCACCAGGGTGGTCCTCCCAGGGGCTTCCGCCTGCCATTCCGGGGGGCTCCCACGTCTCACTCATTCGATcgaggtgtttttgtttgtttgtttgtttgtttttgaggcggagtctggctctgtcgcccaggctggagtgcagtggccagatctcggctcactgcaagctccgcctcccgggttcacgccattctcctgcctcagccttccgagtaactgggactacaggcgcccgccaccacgcccggctaattttttgtatctttagtagagacggggtttcactatgttagccaggatggtctcgatctcctgacctcgtgatctacccgcctcggcctcccaaagtgctgggattacaggcatgagccaccgcgcccggcctcgatcTAGTTTTATAGAGTTCCCATGTATGCCAAGCAATGTTTTAGGCGCCCTGAGCAAAACAACGATCCCTGCCCTAGGGGACCTTACATCTTAGTGGAGACAGATAGTAAACAGTACATGAGGaggggcccagtggctcatgcctgtaatcccagcactttgggaggccgaggcgggcggattaccttaggtcgagagttcgagaccagcctgaccaacatggggaaatcctgtccctactaaaaatacaaaattagccaggcgtggtggcgcgtgcctgtaatcccagctactcgggaggctgaggaagacaaatcacttgaacctgggaggcagaggttgcggtgagcccagatcttgccattgcactgcagcctgggcaacaagagcgaaactccgtctcaaaaattaaataataaaaaaaagaaaacagtaaatgcAATAACTAGGTAAATTGGATGCTCTGTTAAAATGATAAGTGTTACAGAAAGAAGTAGAGAGCAGGTAAAGGGGATGTGGGAGTGGAGGGCGGTTTGTGGTTTTAAATGATCCTAAATCATTGAATGAATtactaaatgatttttaaaggattaaatttctttcttttttttttctttttgagatgcagttttgctctattacccaggctggagtgcagtggcacaaacttgaCTTACTGCAGACCACTgcctcctgagcccaagtgataatcatacctcagcctcccgagtaactgagattacaggtgtgggccaccacgcccagctaattttgtatttttagtagaaccagggtttctccgtgttgcccaggctggtctcaaactcttgacctcaagtgatccacccacctcagcctcccaaactgttgggattacaggcgggagccaccgcactAGCCTAAAcggcatgcttttttttttttttcttttgagaaggagttttgctcttgttgcctaggctggagtgcagtggctcgatctgggctcactgcaaactccacctcccaggttcacccacctcggcctcccaaagtggtaggattacaggcatgagccactgcactggcctaaATGAAGGAACACTGAGATTAGTTGAGAATGTCACTTCATTCAAAGGTGGTGGATtgattgttattaatatttagtaAGACGGTAAATGTTAAGCTACCACTTGAGATCCTTTACCCTATTTCACCTTCACAACCACCTTATGAGGTTAATACTGTTATTTGATGGTTGAGGAATGCAGACTCAGGGATATTAGAAGAATTAGTTACGTGTTCCTGTTGAATCATCATCATAATATTCATTCACTGCTTACCCTAGGCTGGgtctgtgctaagcactgtatAAACATTATATTCACATAATTCTCTCAGCAGCCCTTTGGGGTAGGTCCTGTTCtttcctcatttcacagatgagataAAAAGCTCAGAGGGATTAGGAACTCTCCCGAGCTAAGAAACCTAGTCTCTGACTCAAAATCATGCTcttggccgggtgaggtggttcacgcctataatccagcacttcaggaggctgaggcgggtggatcacgaggtcaggagttcgagaccagcctggccaatatggtgaaaccctgtctctactaaaaatacaaaaattagccaggcgtggtggcaggtgcctataatcccagctactcatgaggctaaggcaggagaattccttgaacctgggaggtgaaggttgcagtaagccgggaTTGTACCAtcggactccagcctgggcaacaagagcgaaactccgcctcaaaaaaaaaaaaaaaaaaaagtcatgcacTTAACTTGTACACAATGATATGGCCTGAGAGCCTGCTGCAGGGCCACGGCAAGGGAATCCAGAGCCCTGGGTTGGTGTCAGTGTGACCATGGACGCATGGATGGAGTCGACTGGACTATAACTAACCAGGAAAGCTCCTCCTAAATAAAGGGGCAGGACTCAGTGGTTGTCAACGTCACTTCTGTGTGTCCTCTTCCAGCTGGTGCACCAAGTTCGTAGAGCCTGGCTTCCTGAGATGCCAAACACCCTGCCATCTCTCAAGTGCAGGGTCCTGGAACTGGACTCCCCGGGAGAATGAGGCCTCACGTTCTGCGTCTGTTCCCACAGGTGATTGAGAACTGTGTTGCTGCCGCTGGATTCAGCGTGGGAGAATTTGCAGCCCTAGTGTTTGCCGGAGCCATGGAATTTGCTGAAGGTACAGGAAGGAGTTTGGTTTTATGCCAGGCTGTGGTCTTGGGCTCATTAGGGATAAGGGACCCTGCCAAAAATGATACTGGACCCACTCAGGTGATGGGAAGGGAGCACATGGACGGGTGACATTGGCGCATGAGGACAGGATTTTGCTGTGATTCCTTTTCAAGCCTGAAGGATTCGTTAGGGATTTCCCTTATTTTTATAATCTCACAAAATCTGCTTGCTGAACTGTCTCACCCACTATCCTGCGCACTTATACCCGCAGCACCTGCCACGGATAGTGCGTGCTCAGTAGATGTTCATTGAattaaagagtaaataaatactGGATCTGGAGCCATATCAGTTTTACTTCTTAAGATTTTTGCTGGCCAGGAaccatggctcatgtctgtaatcccagcgctttgggaggccaaggcaggaggatcacttgaggcgtTCCAGACCATcttgggccacatagtgagaccctcatctctgcccccaacaaaaaacaaaaattacgttggatgcggtggttcacacctgtgatgccagcactttgggaggcagaggcagatagatgtttgagcctaggagttttagaccagtgtgggcaacatggtgaaaacttcatctctactgaaaatataaaaattggccgggcgcggtggctcacgcctgtaatcccagtactttgggaggccgaggcgggtgaatcatgaggtcaggagatcaagaccatcctggctaacatggtgaaaccccgtctctactaaaaacacaaaaaattagccgggcgtggtggtggacgcctgtattcccagctactcaggaggctgaggcaggaaaatggcatgaacccgggaggcggagcttgcagtgagccgagatcgcaccattgcagtgcagcctgggtgacagagcaagactgtctcaaaaaaaaaaaaaaaaaaaaagacaaaaattagccaggcatggtggtgggcacctgtagtcccagctcgagtacttgggaggatcacctgaacccaggaggtcaaagctgcagtgagctatgatcatgccactgtactccagcctaggtggcagagtgacaccctgtcaaaaaaaaaaaaaaaaaaaagttggctgggcttggtggcatgcacctgtaattccagctactcaggagcctgaggtaagaagatcacttgagcccctgagtctgaggctacagtgagctgtgattgtgtcactgcactgcagcatggatggcagagcaagaccctgtctaaaacaaaccaacaagaaTCTAGTGTAGAAACACGAGAGGTTATTGGGACTggagagggagaaatggagagtGCCTACATAGTGGACATGGAGTGTTTGAAACTAGAGACAGTTGGTGGTTACACAACATTATGAATACCCCAAATACCACTGAATTATACAAATTAAAGTggttaattatattttctgtgaatttcactgtagtgctttttttttccaaagcattATAGCATTATTAAGGAAAGTTTcataatttcacattttatgaaataattttattacatgtatcATTTTATGTGTACATAATGTGCAGAattaggcctggtgtggtggcccacTCCTATCATcccagcccagcactttgggaggccaaggcgggcgggtcacctaaggcaggagttggagaccagcctgaccaacatggtgaaaccccatctctactaaaaattcaaaaatcatttgggtgtggtggcggcgggcacctgtaatcttagctacttgggaggctgaggcactagaatcgcttgaacccagaagggagaggtggcagtgagccgagattgtgtcactgccctccagcttgggtgacagaatgagactctgtgtcaaaaaaaaaaaagtgtggaatTATAGCATATTtacaattttgtgttttctttttcttttcttttcttttctttttttttttttttttttttttgagactgcatcttgctctgtcaccccagctacagtgcagtggtgcagtcatagttcactgcagactcagcctcttggcctcaggtgatcctcccgcctcagtctccagacTAActggggactacaggctcacaccatcatgcccagctaattttaaaattttttgtagaaatggggtctcgctgtgttgccagggctggtctggaactcctgactcaagtgctcctccagcttcagcctcttgcagtgctgggattacttacaggtgtgagccactgtgcctggcctaattttttccCTTGACATTTTACTTAGTTATTGAATGTCTCTGTGGGAGGACTTCTACGTGCTCTCCCCCGttttcttgtatgttttcttctacttcttgTCACAGGctcttgttcatttgtttttttaagagacagggttttgctctgtcttccagcttgagtgcaatgatgcagtcatagctcactgcagcctctaactcctggtctcaagccttAGCCTCCAAGTACCTGATGTCACAGGCTCTTTATGTATTTGTCCTACAGTTCTTGTGTAAGGGAGCTAAAAGTCCAGTACATAGAAGTGCTAAGTGAACGAAGATCTGTCAGGATTTGCTCCTTAGGCCTCTCTGTTGACCTCTGAAATGCTGTGCAGGTCCCTTAATCTCTTCTTGGTCTGCTCATCTCTTCTGGCTGCCCAGGAAGCAGGACCAGGGTGTTGAGGGTCTGGTAGTTTCAGGCCATTCTTATGTGTGGCTTTGTAGggttttttgatacagggtctcactccgtcacccaggctggaatacagtggcatgaacacagctcactgtagcctcgacttcctgggccccagcaatcctcccacctcagcctcccaagtagctgggaccacaggcacacaccaccacgcccggctcatttttgtatttttggtagtgacagggttttaccaagttgtccagtctggtctcgaactcctgagttcaagtgatctgcctgccttggcctcccaaagtgctggaactacaggtgcgagccacagCGACCAGCCCTCAGGCCACTGTTACTATCATTGGCACTGCCTGCCTGGGCACAGCCTGCCCTCTCTCCACACTCTTGAGCCACACTGAATCAGGAGTTGTAGGTTTTCGTTCATCTGCCTTGGCTGTGTCAGGTTCTCTAGCTCTAAGCAGGGACAGTAACACTTGACTTAGGACAATTATATTACTGAAATTCATGTAGTACAGGGGCCCATGTCTCTGatggttcttttttgttgttcttgttttgagacagggtcttgctctgtcacccaggctggtgtgcagtggagcaatcatagcttactacagctgcagcctcaacctgccaggcacaagtgatcctcccgtctcagcctcccaagcatctgggactacaggcacgcaccactatgcctggctaatttttattatttttttgtagggacagggtctccctgtgttgccaaggctggtctcgaactccttgggctcaagcaatcctcctgcctcagccttccaaagtgctgggattacaggcgtgaaccaccacgcccggcttgaTCTCTTTTGGTAAACTAACTAATAATCATTCCCGGCTTTCACAACAGCCCAGGCAGATTAGatactattatcctcattttactaaCTAAAAATTTGAACCTCAAGGAGGTTGTGACTTGGCTAAGGCAACGTGGCTGCTTCCACCCGGTTCCTCTTTACCTTTCACCGGGGTTTCTCAATAgtggcactatttttttttttttaagtggtgcTGTTGGGCCAGGTCATTTGTTTTGTGGAGGGTAaggggagctgtcctgtgcagtGCAGCAcgttgagcagcatccctggcctctacccactagacgTCAGTGGCACTCTCCCCTAGTCAGCACAACCAGAAAATGTCTCTGGACACTGCCCCCAGCCTGTTGAGCACCACTGTCCTACTCCAAACCAGCTTTATGGCAGGAAGCTCCTTGGGTTAGTTTGCATAGTGCCAAGCACAGCAGCGTACTtttggtggtgagcgcctgtgtAGTCGATGGAGATATATAGAACTGTGGCCCTGTGGGCCGGCGGCAGACACCAGTGTCACTGTCTCTAGTGCAGAGTGGAGCTTGACCTTTGTTTTTCAGGCTGGgccttttctccttcattctgtgCCCTCATTTTTCCAAATGCACTTCTCTCTGGACAGGTTTGTATGCGGTGAAAATCCGAGCTGAGGCCATGCAGGAAGCTTCAGAAGCTGTCCCCAGTGGGATGCTGTCTGTCCTCGGCCAGCGTCAGTCCGAGTTCAACTTTGCCTGTTTGGAAGCCCGGGAACACTGCAAGTCTCTAGGCATGGAGAACCCTGTATGTGAAGTGTCCAACTACCTCTTTCCAGATTGCAGAGTGATTTCAGGACACCGAGAGGTGGGTGTTGATGGGAGCCGCCTTCATAAACCCCAGTCGAGTACACAGGGTTGGAACTGCTCCACACCCGTGAGGCCCAGCAGTGTGGCGGGTGCTCTGTCCAGCCTGCTCTTCAGGAATTATTTTGGTGCCAGGGCAGTGAGGTGGACTGAGTGCTGCAAAGCGGGCAGGAGCAAGAATGCTGCCCTGCTCCACCATGTGTAGAATGGGGTCTGGAACCAACCAGCCAGCCCATGTaaaggggcagggccaggtgaTCTCCAGGGCCTTCCCGTAGTACATTCTGGGCTTTTGAGGAGCCTCTGATCTGGTTGCTTCCTTAGAGAAAagagatctgtttttttttttttttttttttgagacggagtctctctctgtcgcccaggctggagtgcagtggcgcgatctccactcactgcaagctccacctcccgggttcacgccagtctcctgcctcagcctccagtgtagctgggactacaggcgcctgccaccgcgcccggctaatttttgtatttttagtagagacggggtttcaccacgttagccaggatggtctcgatctcctgtcctcgtgatccgcccgtctcggcctcccaaagtactgggattacaggcgtgagccaccgcgcccgaccaagaGATCTGTTTTCTGCTAGATCGCTCTGCCTGCCCTGCTTTTTTTAGGTGTCTGTTTTTGCACTGGAGTCCATTTCCTTTCCACCGTCTTTCCTTCCATTTGCTACTTCCCCAAACATTTATCAAGCGCTGGGGACGCACAGACTGATTAGCCAGGGTTCCTAGCGTCAAAGGAAGAACCCCTGTGAATGGATGACTCCAGGCTGAGGGGCGCAGTGAGGGTCTGGCTGACTACTGATGGGCCTAAGAGCAACCCCCGGAGGCAGCAGCTGGAGGATGGGCGCGCATTCACCAGCAGTGGGGCATCCTGAGCAGAGCGGCAGGAGCCCCCTACGGAAAGAGCAGTGGGTGCTGAGTGCCCGGCTCGGGGAATGCGGAGTGAGCGCAGATTGCAGCCCGTGTGAGGGGCTGCTGCCCAGACCAGGCATTTCTGTCTTACTTCGTGTCTTACTTACTCACAGCCCATCCTGTGCTATATGGAAGGAAgcgctgcttttttttttgagacagggtctcactttgttgcctaggctggagtacagtggcaccatcatggctcactgcagcctggacctcttgggctcaagtgatccccccacctcagtctcccaagtagctgtgactacagacacaggccaccacacccagctaaaggAAGGGTTTCTTAATCACATTTTCCACACCAGAatgctgaggcagagagaggtgagTGCTTGGGGATGGTAGCCTGAGCCCGTCTCACTCTGGAGTCTGTTTCCTCCACTTGACTGTGCTTGACTCCCTTTCCCCTTCGAGGGCTCACGGTATGCCAGGCGTTCCCGACTGCCTCCTCTGAAGTAGTGGAAGTTGGCGGGAGCCTCCTGTGACTGTTCTGAGGTGGCAGGCAAGTCAGGTACGGTGGCCCCAGGTCAGTCATGGAGCTCGTTATGCATTCCCTGTAGCAGCCATGGAAGGAAGCCCAGAAGTGACTCAGGAAGGACCTCCCAGTCAGGGCAGGAGTCTCCCCAACAGGCTCCCAGACAGGTGCACCCAGTCTAGGTGACAACTCCTAGGTTTGTccttttggtactttttttttgtttttttgagacaatgtcttactctgtcatccaggctacagtacagtggcacgatcttggctcactgcaacctccacctcccaggttcaagtgattctcctgtagctgggactacaggcgcacgccaccatgcccagctaatttttgtacttttagtagagacgatttcaccatgttggccaggctggtcttgaactcctgagctcaggtgatctgcccacctcagccttccaaagtgctgggattataggcgtgagccactgtgcccagctgtccTTTGGTATTCTTGGTAGTGCCACAGCAAAGAGCTCAGGTGAGGGCAGGGGTAACTCCTCAGTGGGGAAGCCCCTTTCCAACAACTGATGTGAAAAGGCTCCTGGGCCCTGCTCGCCCAACGCCTGGGCCAAGGACTGGCCATTGCAGAGGAGCCTGCTGGCCCCTGTGATGGTGACCTTGACCCCTGTGGCCCTAGCCTGGGACTTGAGAGGGCTCAACTGTTGAGCCAGAGTCCAGAGACGTTACACGGAAAGCACTTTGAGACCACAGATGCTCCAGGATGTGCTACTGAGTAGCCATCCCCATACCTGTCACTCAGACAATCTAGGTGTGGAGGGAGGGGCTTGGGCTACAGAGTCCAGAAGGCCCAGACCAAAGAGGCTCCTGGTTCCTGCAATCCAGCCCTCAGTGGGATGAAGCCGGATGGAGGGTGATAGTGGAGGGGAAGCATGGGTGAGTCAGTACAAGCCAGGTTTTGCTGCAGTGACAAGTAGCCCACATTTCAGTGGTCACAGCACACAAGCACAGGTCCCACTCCTGGTCTGTGCTCACCAGGCTGAGTTCTGCTGGGTGTCTTCAGCCCAGGACTCAGGCTATGGGAGCAGTCTCAAGGGAACACTGACAGACTAAAGTGGgtagatgacttgaggccaggagttcaagaccagcctggccaacatggtgaaactccatctctactaaaattagccaggcttggtggtgcacgcttaagagtcccagctacttgggaggctgaggcaggagcattgcttgaacctgtgagttCAAGCAggttcaggttgcagtgagccaagatcacacctttgcactccagcctgggtgacagaacaagactccatctcaaaaaataataattaaaaaaaataaaaattaggccaggcgcggtggttcaagcctgtaatcccagcactttgggaggccgagacgggcggatcacgaggtcaggagatcaagaccatcctggctaacacagtgaaaccccgtctctactaaaaaatacaaaaaaatagctgggcaaggtggcgggcgcctgtagtcccagctactcgggaggctgaggcaggagaatggtgcaaacccgggaggcggagcttgcagtgagctgagatctggccactgcactccagcctgggcgacagagtgagactctgtctcaaaaaaaataaaaaataaaaattaaaagaatatctGCTATTTTAAAGACCTTTGCAAGTTCTGTTGCTTGCTAACTGTTGCAAGGGTTTGGAGCTATTGGCTCGCCCGAGTCCCCTTCTAAGCTCAGATGCCTCCGGGGAGGTTTTTGGCATCAAGAGGAGAGCTCTTTTCTCCTCCAGAGAAACCCCAGATGAAGGTGACAATATCCCAGACCCTGCTTTGTGAAATGGGGCTTGAATTTtagttctgaatttttattttgaagatgatggaataaaaagcaaacagaCTGGTCAAAAATTATGAAAGGAGTGATAGAATTCTGAGAACTAACACTTCTTAGATAGTGCTTTTTCCTTTACCAGACACTGTTGCGTGCCTTGTAGGGTTTGCTCTTCCTGGCAGCGTTGTGAAGTAGATGGAATTGTGCTTATTTGAGGGATGAGACAGAAGAGATTCCAGGATGTTAAGTGAATTGCCTGGGGATGGTGCTGGGACAGACAGGTCACATGTCCACATCTAACAGCTGTGGGTCTCTTTGTGGTCACCCTCCCAGTTTGGCCGTGTGAATGGTCAGATCCCTAAAGGCGGATTTCTGGGACATTGCCCGGCTgaaacttccttccttccccaggcTCTACGGTTTCTCCAGAAGAATTCCTCTAAGTTTCATTTCAGACGCGCCAGGATGTTACCGGTTAGTGGTGCATTCCACACCCGCCTCATGGAGCCAGCTGTGGAGCCCCTGACGCAAGTTTTAAAGGCAATTGACATTAAGAAGCCTCTGGTTTCTGTCTACTCCAATGTCCACGGGCATAGATACATGCATCCCAGCCACATCCAGAAGCTGCTGGCTCAGCAGGTGGTCTCCCCGGTGAAGTGGGAGCAGACGATGCATGCCATATATGAAAGGAAAAAGGGCAGAGAGTTCCCCCAAACTTTTGAAGTAGGCCCCGGCAGGCAGCTGGGAGCCATCCTGAAAAGCTGTAACATGCAGGCCTGGAAGTCCTACAGCGCCGTGAATGTGCTGCAGACCCTCGAACCTGTGGACCTGGACCCTGAGGAGCCCCCGAGATGACTGCAGGTGGCTCAAATGGGATAACGCCCTCTGCCCTCCTGAGGAGAGGCTATAGGCTGCACCTGCCACACCCTCCCTTCCTAATGGCTCCTCCTCTGAGGAGTGAAAGGGATTTATTTGCAACGTGCTTTGAAGGCCACATAAAAAGCCCTAAAAATGAGTATTTCTTTACATGACCCAGTCCATTTCTCCCCCTTGGAAAAACGTTTGGATGTTGGGAAGGATGATGCCACGGGGCTGGTGTGTGGGGAAGCTGGAAGCCTGGCCCCGCCTCTGCCAGCCCTGCACCATGGGCGGGTGTGCCCTCTCAGTGGGAAGGGGCGTACTGGCT from Macaca thibetana thibetana isolate TM-01 chromosome 10, ASM2454274v1, whole genome shotgun sequence harbors:
- the MCAT gene encoding malonyl-CoA-acyl carrier protein transacylase, mitochondrial, with amino-acid sequence MSVRVARTAWARGLGASGRRGVSSFPVPPPGAQDVAELLRDATGAEEEAPSAATERRMPGQCSVLLFPGQGSQVVGMGRGLLGYPRVRELYAAARRVLGYDLLELSLHGPQETLDRTVHCQPAIFVASLAAVEKLHHLQPSVIENCVAAAGFSVGEFAALVFAGAMEFAEGLYAVKIRAEAMQEASEAVPSGMLSVLGQRQSEFNFACLEAREHCKSLGMENPVCEVSNYLFPDCRVISGHREALRFLQKNSSKFHFRRARMLPVSGAFHTRLMEPAVEPLTQVLKAIDIKKPLVSVYSNVHGHRYMHPSHIQKLLAQQVVSPVKWEQTMHAIYERKKGREFPQTFEVGPGRQLGAILKSCNMQAWKSYSAVNVLQTLEPVDLDPEEPPR